In one window of Reinekea forsetii DNA:
- a CDS encoding TRAP transporter substrate-binding protein, with the protein MKRREVIKKGLVGAGTVAAATAISAPAMAAERIEITMVSTWPRDFPGLGTGAQRFAQRLSDMTDGRITAKYFAAGERVGAFDVFDEVASGNAQMYHGAEYYFTGKHPGFGYFTSVPFGLTATEMNAWMRFGGGQELWDELSAGFGLKGLMCGNTGVQMGGWFRKEMKTAADFKGLKMRMPGLGGSVLAKMGGSPVSLPGGQIYENLVSGAIDATEWVGPWNDEIMKLYEAAKYYYYPGFHEPGSMLSVQMNKKWWDALSKADQTIIEAAASMENEVMFAEFNAKNGSALERLLNQQGVQLRNFSEDTYDAFGEASEEVFDEVQKHDELAKRIHESFVKSRREIGAWNNISDTAYVAQRNRVLGL; encoded by the coding sequence ATGAAAAGACGTGAAGTGATCAAAAAAGGTTTGGTTGGTGCAGGCACCGTTGCCGCCGCCACAGCCATTTCCGCGCCAGCGATGGCAGCAGAACGCATTGAAATTACCATGGTATCCACTTGGCCACGCGATTTCCCCGGGCTGGGTACAGGCGCGCAGCGTTTTGCTCAACGTTTGTCTGATATGACCGACGGCCGTATCACCGCTAAGTATTTCGCCGCGGGCGAGCGTGTTGGTGCATTCGACGTATTTGATGAAGTGGCTTCTGGCAATGCGCAGATGTACCACGGCGCAGAATACTACTTTACCGGCAAACACCCCGGTTTTGGTTACTTCACCTCTGTTCCTTTCGGTCTAACGGCAACAGAAATGAATGCTTGGATGCGTTTTGGTGGCGGTCAAGAACTGTGGGATGAGCTCTCAGCCGGATTCGGTCTGAAAGGCCTAATGTGCGGTAATACTGGCGTGCAGATGGGTGGTTGGTTCCGTAAGGAAATGAAGACTGCAGCCGATTTCAAAGGCTTAAAAATGCGTATGCCTGGTTTGGGTGGCTCTGTACTGGCTAAGATGGGCGGTTCTCCGGTCTCTTTACCCGGCGGTCAAATCTACGAAAACCTGGTTTCTGGCGCGATCGATGCCACTGAGTGGGTTGGACCGTGGAACGACGAAATCATGAAGCTTTACGAAGCCGCCAAGTACTACTACTACCCAGGTTTCCATGAGCCAGGCTCTATGCTCAGCGTGCAGATGAACAAGAAGTGGTGGGATGCCCTATCAAAGGCCGATCAGACCATTATCGAAGCTGCCGCCTCGATGGAAAATGAAGTGATGTTTGCCGAGTTCAACGCTAAGAACGGTTCTGCTCTGGAGCGTTTGTTGAACCAGCAAGGCGTGCAACTGCGTAACTTCTCTGAAGACACTTACGATGCGTTTGGTGAAGCGTCGGAAGAAGTTTTCGACGAAGTTCAGAAACATGATGAACTGGCCAAACGTATTCACGAGAGTTTTGTTAAGTCTCGTCGTGAGATTGGTGCCTGGAACAACATTTCTGATACTGCCTATGTGGCTCAGCGTAACCGCGTATTGGGACTCTAG
- a CDS encoding Re/Si-specific NAD(P)(+) transhydrogenase subunit alpha, whose amino-acid sequence MNIAVPIDTNPGETRVPVSPVTAKKLTELGFTVTLESGAGVASQFSDDDYRQAGASIETDVAALYKSADLILKINGPVANHPKTGQSELAMLAPNKAWISFLAPAQNPELLEQFKTQGISALSLDAIPRISRAQKMDVLSSMANIAGYRAVIEAAHSFGRFFTGQITAAGKVPPAKVLVIGAGVAGLSALGAAKSLGAIVRAFDTRIEVKEQVQSMGGEFLTVEIEEDGAGTGGYAKQMSQAFIDAEMALFLEQAKEVDIIITTALIPGRPAPKLITEAMVKAMKPGSVVVDLAAPNGGNCECTVKDEIVIAHEVKIIGYTNLAARAANQASTLLSNNVFSLIGHLCPNKDGLLNIDLADEITRGCTVAHEKDILWPPPAPQLSAAPAKPAAAPAAPGVEKVKKAQPIVLYWLIAGALMLGLGQVAPADFMGHFTVFVLAIFVGWQVVWNVSHSLHTPLMSVTNAISGIVVIGSLLQVSGSGSNLVTILAGIGILFASINIAGGFFVTRRMLNMFRREVK is encoded by the coding sequence TTGAACATTGCAGTGCCTATCGATACGAATCCGGGGGAAACCCGAGTACCGGTAAGCCCGGTGACCGCTAAAAAACTGACCGAACTCGGCTTTACTGTCACGCTGGAAAGTGGTGCAGGTGTTGCCTCCCAGTTTTCCGATGACGATTATCGCCAAGCCGGTGCCAGCATTGAAACCGATGTCGCTGCGCTCTATAAGAGCGCCGATCTGATTCTAAAAATCAATGGCCCGGTCGCCAACCACCCCAAGACGGGGCAGTCGGAACTGGCGATGCTCGCGCCGAATAAGGCCTGGATCTCCTTTCTCGCCCCGGCGCAGAACCCTGAGTTGCTCGAACAATTCAAGACTCAGGGTATCAGCGCCCTCTCGCTCGATGCCATCCCGCGCATCTCACGCGCACAGAAAATGGATGTGCTTAGCTCCATGGCCAATATCGCCGGTTATCGTGCCGTGATAGAGGCGGCACACAGCTTTGGCCGCTTCTTTACCGGCCAGATTACCGCCGCGGGCAAGGTGCCACCGGCCAAGGTGTTGGTGATTGGTGCCGGCGTGGCCGGCCTATCGGCATTGGGTGCGGCCAAGAGCTTAGGCGCCATCGTGCGCGCCTTTGACACCCGTATAGAAGTGAAAGAACAGGTTCAATCGATGGGCGGAGAATTCCTCACTGTCGAGATAGAGGAAGACGGTGCTGGCACCGGTGGCTACGCCAAACAGATGTCACAGGCCTTTATCGATGCCGAGATGGCGCTCTTTCTGGAGCAGGCTAAAGAAGTCGACATAATCATCACCACAGCACTGATCCCCGGTCGTCCGGCGCCAAAGCTAATTACCGAAGCCATGGTCAAGGCGATGAAGCCGGGTTCGGTTGTGGTCGATCTGGCCGCGCCCAATGGCGGCAACTGCGAATGCACGGTGAAAGATGAGATTGTTATCGCCCATGAAGTTAAAATCATCGGATACACCAATCTGGCCGCGCGCGCAGCGAACCAGGCCAGCACCCTGCTGAGCAATAACGTGTTCAGCCTGATCGGCCATCTGTGTCCGAATAAAGACGGCTTACTGAATATCGATCTGGCCGATGAGATTACCCGTGGCTGCACCGTCGCCCATGAGAAGGACATTCTCTGGCCGCCACCGGCGCCGCAACTGTCCGCCGCCCCGGCCAAACCGGCTGCGGCACCCGCGGCACCGGGAGTCGAAAAAGTCAAAAAAGCACAGCCCATCGTGCTCTATTGGCTTATCGCCGGGGCTCTGATGCTCGGTTTGGGCCAAGTCGCTCCGGCTGATTTCATGGGTCACTTTACCGTCTTTGTCTTGGCCATCTTTGTCGGCTGGCAGGTGGTCTGGAACGTCAGTCACTCGTTGCACACACCCTTGATGAGTGTCACCAATGCGATTTCCGGTATCGTCGTGATCGGCAGCCTGCTGCAGGTCTCCGGTAGCGGTTCGAACCTGGTCACCATCCTCGCCGGCATTGGCATCCTGTTTGCCAGTATCAATATTGCGGGCGGCTTCTTTGTCACCCGTCGCATGCTCAATATGTTTCGCCGGGAGGTCAAATAA